In Paraburkholderia aromaticivorans, a single window of DNA contains:
- a CDS encoding Y4bD/Y4pK family protein: protein MGWAEICHPFHPLKGQRFPVLKTRRVGGVDTLLLGHAERGSFSIAREWTDWGMPSVHDGAGVTACRFDLDMLLELIDLIDQLAVSASKKSSTKGA, encoded by the coding sequence TTGGGATGGGCTGAGATCTGCCATCCATTCCATCCGTTAAAAGGTCAACGTTTTCCAGTACTGAAGACCCGGCGCGTCGGCGGGGTTGATACGCTGCTTCTGGGTCATGCAGAACGCGGCAGCTTCAGCATTGCCCGCGAATGGACCGACTGGGGCATGCCCTCTGTTCACGACGGTGCTGGCGTCACCGCGTGCCGCTTCGATCTGGACATGCTGCTAGAGCTGATCGACCTGATCGACCAGCTTGCCGTTTCGGCCTCGAAGAAGTCATCCACCAAAGGAGCTTGA
- a CDS encoding DUF6788 family protein, translated as MPALDTLLRGSLIERYKRCGKPGCKCADGPGHGPKYYLSVSFPGRRPQMDYVPQDDYADVTERLANYHRVREIIEEICEINRELLRRREAI; from the coding sequence ATGCCGGCTCTGGACACGCTGCTCAGGGGCTCGCTCATCGAGCGCTACAAGCGCTGCGGCAAACCTGGCTGCAAATGTGCCGACGGCCCCGGTCATGGCCCCAAGTATTACCTGTCGGTGAGTTTTCCCGGCCGCCGGCCACAAATGGACTACGTGCCGCAAGACGATTACGCCGACGTCACCGAGCGCCTGGCGAACTATCACCGGGTTCGCGAGATCATCGAGGAGATCTGCGAGATCAACCGCGAACTACTGCGCCGCCGCGAGGCGATCTAA
- a CDS encoding recombinase family protein, which produces MNPKITPQHLGKPAYIYIRQSTQAQVLHHQESTERQYALKDKALALGWTETAIRTLDRDLGHSGAQMTGREDFKTLVADVSMGQVGAVLALEVSRLARSNLDWHRLLELCALTHTLVIDSDGCYDRSC; this is translated from the coding sequence ATGAACCCCAAGATCACCCCGCAACATCTGGGCAAGCCGGCGTACATTTATATCCGCCAGTCGACGCAAGCCCAGGTGCTGCACCATCAGGAGAGCACCGAGCGCCAGTACGCGTTGAAGGACAAGGCGCTTGCATTGGGCTGGACCGAAACGGCGATCCGTACGCTGGACCGGGACCTCGGTCACTCGGGCGCGCAGATGACGGGCCGCGAGGACTTCAAGACGCTGGTGGCGGATGTCTCGATGGGGCAAGTGGGTGCAGTACTTGCCCTGGAGGTGTCACGCCTGGCACGCTCGAACCTGGACTGGCATCGCCTGCTCGAACTGTGTGCGCTCACTCATACCCTCGTGATCGATTCCGATGGTTGCTACGATCGGTCATGTTGA